GACCGCGACCTGGCCGCGGCCGCGCGGAGCCTCGCCAAGGAAGGCCTGACCGGAGCCGGAGCCCGGAAAGTGCTCACGGGCCTGTGCCTGGCCAACCCGGAGGTGGTGGACTGCGCGGCCGTAGACCCCGCGGGCCGGATGGTCACGGTCGCGCCGGCCCAGTACGCCTCTTACGAGGGAGCAGACATCAGCAAGCAGGAGCAGGTCGCGCGGCTGCACGCCACCCGCAAGCCGGTCTTGAGCCAAATCTTCCGCTCCGTCGAGGGGTACGACGCCCTCGACCTCGAGCGGCCGGTCCTGGGGCGGGACGGCCGACTGCTGGGCTCGGCCAGCATGCTCATCAAGCCCGAGGTCCTGCTGGGCGGACTGCTCGGGCCTTTGAGCGCAAGCGGGGAGTTGGCGGTCAAGGTCCTGCAGGACGACGGCCGGGTCCTCTATGCTTCAAGCAAGCCGATCGGCAAGGAGGCGCGGAAGGCCGCGGTGGGTTTGCACGGCACCCGCTGGCGGCTGGTGGTCGGCCCCCCCTCCCCCTAGGCGGGCTTGCTCCCGGAGGTCCAGCGGGCGATCCGGTCGAAGTACAGGAAGAAGACCGGGGTCACGTAGAGCGTCAGGAACTGGGAGAAGAACAGCCCTCCCACCACGGCCACGCCCATGGGCATGCGCGACTCGCCGCCCGCGCCGAAGCCCAAAGCGATGGGCAAGGTGCCCAGCAGCGCCGCCAAGGTCGTCATCATGATGGGCCGGAAGCGCTCCTTGCAGGCCTCGTAGATGGCCTCCTCCGGAGGCAGGTTCTTGCCGCGCTGGAGCTCCAGGGCCGTGTCCACCATCATGATGCCGTTCTTCTTCACCAGGCCCACCAGCATGATGACTCCCACGAAGGCGTACATGTCGAGCTCCATGCGGAAGACCCACAAAGAGAACAGGGCCCCGAACCCGGCCAAGGGCAGGGCTGAGAGGATGGTGACCGGGTGCCAGTAGTTCTCGTAGAGGACCCCCAGGACCACGTAGATGATGAAGATGGTCACGACCATGAGGAAGCCCAAGGTCGACATGGATTTGGAGAACTCCTTGGCCGAGCCGGAGAAGTCCGTGCTGATGGTCGAGGGCAGGATCTCGGCCTCGAGCTTCTTGACCGCGGCCATGGCTTGGCCGATGGAGGTGCCCGGCTTGAGGTTGAAAGAGATGGTCGCGGCCGGGATCTGACCCTGGTGGTTCACGGCCACGGGCGAGACCGTGGCCTCGATGCGCGAGATGGTGGAGAGCGGCACCAGGTCCCCGGTCTTCGAGCGCAGGTAGATCCGGCCTATGGCGGCCGGGTCCTGCATGAATTGGGGGTCCAGCTCCAGGATGACGTAGTACTCGTTGCTCTCGCCGTAGATGGTCGAGACGTAGCGCGAGCCGAAGGCCGAGTAGAAGGTGTCCTGGAGGGCCTGCAAAGAGACGCCCAAGGAGGAGGCCTTGTCCCGGTCCACATGGATGCGCAGCTTGGGCCGGCGCAGCTGCAGGTCCGAGCTCACGTCGGTCAGGCCGGGCACGGCGCGCATCTTGTCCACCATGACCGGGGTGACCCGGTAGAGGTCGTCGAGGTTGGAGCTCTGCAGCACGTACTGCCACTGGGCGTTGGTGGACTTGCCGCCCACGGTGATGGGCGGAGGGTTGTTGAGGAAGGCCATCAGGCCCGGCACGGCGTTCAAGGGAGCGCGGTAGGAGGCCAGGATCTGGTCGATGCTGCGCTTGCGCTCGGAGGAGGGCTTGAAGCCCGCGAACACGAAGCCCGTGTTCATCGGGTTCATGCCGGCCACGGAGATGAGGTCCATCAGGTCCGGGTCCGGGGCGAGGATGGCGTTGACCTTCTTCTGATACCCGACCATCTGGGCGAACGAGGTCTTGTCGTCCGCCTGCGTGTACACGGTGAAGTAGTCCTGGTCCTGGCTGGGGATGAAGCCCTTGGGCAGGACCTTGAAGAGGATCCCCGTGCCGGCCAGGACGCCGACGGTCAGCCACAAAGAGAGGCTCTTGCGGCCCAGCGCGAGCTTGAGCGTGCGCGCGTAGCCCCCGTTCATGGCCAGCAGCCCTTGCTCCACGAGCCGGAAGAGCCGGTTGGGCTCCTTCTTCTTCTCGCCCTTGCCCATGCCCTTGAGCATCACGCTGCACATCATGGGCGTCAGCGTGATGGATAGGAACCCGGAGACGAGTATCGCCGCCGCGATGCTGACCGCGAACTCGCGGAACAGGCGGCCCACCAGCCCGCCCATGAACAGCAGGGGCACGAAGACCACGACCAAGGAAAGGGTCATGGAGATGATGGTGAAGCCGATCTCCTTGGAGCCCTGCAAGGTGGCGGTCATGCCGTCCTCGCCCAGCTCCATGTGCCGGATGACGTTCTCCAGCATGACGATGGCGTCGTCCACCACGAAGCCCACCGAGAGGACCAGGGCCATCATGGAGAGGTTGTTGAGCGAGAAGCCCAGGACCTTCATGACCGCGAAGGTGGCCACCAAAGCCAGCGGGATGGTCACGCTCGGGATGATGGTGGGGCGGAACTCCCGGATGAAGAGGAAGACGACGAAGATGACCAAGGTGATGGTCAGCAGCAAGGTCAGCTGCACGTCCTTGATGGACTCCTCGATGAAGCGGGACTGGTCGAAGACCTCGTAGATGCCCACCGACGCTGGGATGAGCTGGCGGATCTTGGGGAAGGCCTCCCGGATCTCCTGGACCACCTTGACCGTGTTCGTGCCCGGCTGGCGCGTGACCGCCACGATGACCGCGTCCTGGCTCTTGCCGCCTTTCACGAACCAAGCCGTGGACTTGTTGGTCTGCACGTCGTCTAAAGCCTGGCCCAGGTCCTTGACGCGGACCGGGTAGCCGTTCTGGTACTTGACGATGAGGTTGCCGTACTCCTCGGCCTTGAAGAGCTGGCCGGGGATCTCCAAGGTGTAGGACTGCTGGAGCCCGTCGATCTGGCCGGAGGGCAGGTTCACGTTGCCCCCGCGGATGGCGTCGGCGACCTCGGAGAGCGCGATGTTGCGGCCGGTCAAGGTCGCGGGGTTGACCTGGATGCGCACCGCGAACTTCTTGGAGCCGTAGATGTTGACCTGGCCGACCCCGCTCAGGGCGGAGAGGTAGCGCGAGACCGTGGTCTCCGCGTACTCGTTGACCGTGGAGATGGGCAAGGTGTCCGAGGCCAGGGCGAAGTATATGACCGGCTGGTCCGCGGGGTTGACCTTCAGGTAGGTGGGAGGCGTGGGCAGGTTGGTGGGCAAAAAGCCCTGCGCCGCGGCGATGGCCGTGTTGACGTCCATGGCGGCCGCGTCCGCGTCGCGGTCCAAAGAGAACTGCAGGACGATCTGGGTGCTGCCCTGCATGTTCTTGCTGCTCATGGCGTCGAGCCCGGCGATGCTGGAGAACTGCTTCTCCAGCGGAGTGGCCACGGAGGAGGCCATGACCTCGGGGCTGGCCCCGGGCAGGCTGGCGTTGACCACGATGATGGGGAAGTCCACGGTGGGCAGGTCGCTGATGGGCAGGAGCTTGTAGCTCACCAGCCCGAAGAAGAGGATGGAGACCATGACCAGGACGGTCATGACCGGCCGGCGGATCCAGATCTCGGAGAGGTTCATGCGGGCCCCCGGGGAACTATTGGGTCTTGGCCACGACCTTGGCGCCCTCGGTGAGGCGCATCTGGCCGTCGGTCACCACGGTCTCGCCCGCGGCGAGCCCCTGGGCGATGACGGACTCGTCGCCCACGGTGCGGTCCAAAGTCACCTTGCGCATCTCGGCCGTGCCGTCGTTGCGCACCACGAAGACGTAGGGCCCCGCCTGCCCGCTCTGCACCACGGGGGCCGGGACCACCACCGCGTCCTTCTGGGTGTCCAGGGTCAAGGTGATGTTGGAGAACTCGCCCGGCCAGAAGCTCTGGTCCAGATTCGGCATCTCGCCCTTCATCAGGATCATGCCCGAGGCCGGGTCCACGGCGTTGTCGATGAACGCGAGCTTGCCTTCCTGGGGCTTGTTGCCCGGCCCCTGCTCCAAAGACACGACCTTGAGCGGGCCCTTGGCCATGGCCTGGCGGATGGAGGAGAGGTTCTTCTCCGCGACCGAGAACCTGACGTAGATGGGCTGCAGCTGGTTGATGGACACCAGCTTGGTGTCGCTCTTCTTGACCCCGGCGCCCTCATGGACCTGGAGCGCGCCGGTCTTGCCCGATATGGACGCGCGCACCTGGGTGTACTGGAGGTCGAGCTGGGCCGCCGCCACCTGGGCCCGGTCGCCGTCCATGTCCGCGAGCAGCTTGTCGAGCTCGGTCTTGTGGGTCTCGTACTCCTCCTGGGACGCGGCTCCGCCCTCCACGAGCTTCTTGTAGCGCGCCTCCTCGGACTTGAGGAACGCGAGCTTCTTCTCGTCGCCGTCCAGGTCGGCCTGCATCTTCTGGAGCTTCTGCTTGTAAGGCGCCGGGTCTATGACCATGAGCAGATCGCCCTGCTTGACCATGTCCCCTTCCTTGAAGTTGACCTTGAGGAGCTGGCCGTCCACCTGCGCCGTCACCTGCACCATGCGGATGGGCTCCGCGGTGCCGGGCGCCTCTATGGCCACGGGCATCTCCTTCTTCTGGACCTGGGCCGTCACCACCGGAACCGGCGCGTCACCTCCGGTCTTGGGCTTCTTCTTGCAGCCGCCCAGAGAGGCGCCGGCAAGGCTGAGAACGGTCGCGCACAGCAGGATATTCTTCATCATCGCATCCCCATGGTCTTTTCGATGTTGGCCCGCGCGACCTTGTAGTCGTGCAGGGCCGAGATGAGGCTCAAGCGCGCGTTGCTGTAGAGCACGGCCGCGTCGGTCACCTCCACGGGCGTGCCGGAGCCGGAGGAATAATTGAGCTCCGCGATGTCCCGGTTCTCCTTGGCGTCTTCGACGCCCATAGTCGCGGTCGCGATGGCCTTCTCCGCCTCCTGCAAAGAGAGGAAGGCCTTGCGGGCATCCAGCCCGATCTGCAGCTTGAGGCTCTCCACCTGGGTCTCGGTCTGGCGCAGGAGGCCCTTGGCCTCGGAGACCTTGCCGACCTTCCGGAAGCCCGTGAAGAGGTCCGCGGTGAGGTTGACGCCCGCGTTCCAGCCGTGCGTGATGGGCGAACGGCTGCCCGCGAACTGGTAGCCCGCGCTCGCGTAGAAGTCCGGGAAGAGGTCCCCGCGCGCGGCGGACAGGCTCTTGCGGGCCGACTCCACCTGCGCCGAGAGGGCCTTGAGGTCCTGCCGGTCCGAGAAGCTCCGAGCCAGGATGGCGTCGAGGTTGGTCTCGTACTTCTCGAAGTCGAGGTTGTCCACGATGTCGAAGACGGGCGCGTTGGCGAAGTTCATGGCCGTGGCCAGCACCGCCTGCGCCACCTGCAGGTCCCGGTCGGCGCGCAGGGCATCGAGCTCTGCGTTGCTCAGGTCCGTCTCCGCCTTGGTCACGTAGTACTTGGGCCGCACTCCCGCGTCAAAGCGCGTCTTGGCCACGGAGAGGTGCTGTTTGTACTGCTCGACCATCTCCGCGCGCAGGTCGCGCGCGCGCTTGGCCTGCAGCAAGTCGTAGTAGGCCTGCTTGACCTCGGCGGCGATCTGGACCGCCAGGGAGTCGCGCTGGGACCGGGCCGCGTCGCGCAGGAAGCGGGTCGCCTTGATCGAGGCGTAGCGCTTGCCGAAGTCGAAGAGGAGCTGGCTGACCGACGCGCCGGCGGTCTTATAATAGAAGTCGTTGATGGTCTGGCTGCGGAAAGGGTCGTCGTAGTTGATCTTGTCGGCCTCGTACTTCTGGTAGCCGGCCGTGGCGTTGACCGAAGGCAGGTAGGCGGAACGGGACTGGACTAGGCGCGCCTCGGCGGCGTCCGCGGCATAGCCCAAGCCGCGCAGGTCCGGGTCCTGGGCCAGGGCCAGGTCGATGCAGCGTCCGAGGTCGAGGACCTCGCCCGCCCGCGGCGCCGACGCCGCGGGCGGCTCCGCGGCCCAAGCCGCGACGGTCAGAAATAGGATCGGAAAGATTCCTGTTGGCGTCACCCGGGACCTCCTCGCTGATATCGGATTGCTGGGTCCGTAAATGACCGAATGCCAAAGGACTATAGCCTTTTCCGGCCGGGGCTGGCAATCCGCCAGGCTCAGAGCGCGGGGCGGGGGAACCTGATCATCGGGTGCAGGGCGAAGCGCCGGTCTTCATGTAGCGCTCGCGGAACTCGGTCTGCACCGAGACGGCCTCGCCTTCCATGCCGTCGTCGAACTGCTCGATGGGGATCTTCCTGTACATGACCTGGACGTAATGGACCAGCTCGTGGGCGATAGAGTCGTCCACGAAACGTCCCACGCGCTGGTAATATTGCGCCTCGTTCAAGACGTAGATCTCGTTGCGCGCGGCCACGTACACGTTGAGGTACATGTCCGGCCGCATCTGCCACTGCGGCTCCACCGCGTCCTGGAATTGCTTGAGGGGGGTCTTGTCCTGCAGGTAGAGCGGGGGCATGGCGGCGTCGGAACGGGGCGCGACTTTCATGATGGCCAGCACTCCCTCGAAGATGCACTGCAGGTCGTGCTTGGGCTGCACGTAGCTCTTGATGGGATTGGCCTTGACCGCGGCGCTGAGCTCCTGCGCAGCCGAGGCGAGGTCGGGCAGCTGCTGGGCCGAGACGGGCGCTGCAAGAGCCAGCAGCAGCAAGGCGAGCTTGGTCTTCATGCCCAAAGTATAGCGGCGGGAG
This is a stretch of genomic DNA from Elusimicrobiota bacterium. It encodes these proteins:
- a CDS encoding efflux RND transporter periplasmic adaptor subunit — encoded protein: MKNILLCATVLSLAGASLGGCKKKPKTGGDAPVPVVTAQVQKKEMPVAIEAPGTAEPIRMVQVTAQVDGQLLKVNFKEGDMVKQGDLLMVIDPAPYKQKLQKMQADLDGDEKKLAFLKSEEARYKKLVEGGAASQEEYETHKTELDKLLADMDGDRAQVAAAQLDLQYTQVRASISGKTGALQVHEGAGVKKSDTKLVSINQLQPIYVRFSVAEKNLSSIRQAMAKGPLKVVSLEQGPGNKPQEGKLAFIDNAVDPASGMILMKGEMPNLDQSFWPGEFSNITLTLDTQKDAVVVPAPVVQSGQAGPYVFVVRNDGTAEMRKVTLDRTVGDESVIAQGLAAGETVVTDGQMRLTEGAKVVAKTQ
- a CDS encoding efflux RND transporter permease subunit, coding for MNLSEIWIRRPVMTVLVMVSILFFGLVSYKLLPISDLPTVDFPIIVVNASLPGASPEVMASSVATPLEKQFSSIAGLDAMSSKNMQGSTQIVLQFSLDRDADAAAMDVNTAIAAAQGFLPTNLPTPPTYLKVNPADQPVIYFALASDTLPISTVNEYAETTVSRYLSALSGVGQVNIYGSKKFAVRIQVNPATLTGRNIALSEVADAIRGGNVNLPSGQIDGLQQSYTLEIPGQLFKAEEYGNLIVKYQNGYPVRVKDLGQALDDVQTNKSTAWFVKGGKSQDAVIVAVTRQPGTNTVKVVQEIREAFPKIRQLIPASVGIYEVFDQSRFIEESIKDVQLTLLLTITLVIFVVFLFIREFRPTIIPSVTIPLALVATFAVMKVLGFSLNNLSMMALVLSVGFVVDDAIVMLENVIRHMELGEDGMTATLQGSKEIGFTIISMTLSLVVVFVPLLFMGGLVGRLFREFAVSIAAAILVSGFLSITLTPMMCSVMLKGMGKGEKKKEPNRLFRLVEQGLLAMNGGYARTLKLALGRKSLSLWLTVGVLAGTGILFKVLPKGFIPSQDQDYFTVYTQADDKTSFAQMVGYQKKVNAILAPDPDLMDLISVAGMNPMNTGFVFAGFKPSSERKRSIDQILASYRAPLNAVPGLMAFLNNPPPITVGGKSTNAQWQYVLQSSNLDDLYRVTPVMVDKMRAVPGLTDVSSDLQLRRPKLRIHVDRDKASSLGVSLQALQDTFYSAFGSRYVSTIYGESNEYYVILELDPQFMQDPAAIGRIYLRSKTGDLVPLSTISRIEATVSPVAVNHQGQIPAATISFNLKPGTSIGQAMAAVKKLEAEILPSTISTDFSGSAKEFSKSMSTLGFLMVVTIFIIYVVLGVLYENYWHPVTILSALPLAGFGALFSLWVFRMELDMYAFVGVIMLVGLVKKNGIMMVDTALELQRGKNLPPEEAIYEACKERFRPIMMTTLAALLGTLPIALGFGAGGESRMPMGVAVVGGLFFSQFLTLYVTPVFFLYFDRIARWTSGSKPA
- a CDS encoding TolC family protein, whose translation is MTPTGIFPILFLTVAAWAAEPPAASAPRAGEVLDLGRCIDLALAQDPDLRGLGYAADAAEARLVQSRSAYLPSVNATAGYQKYEADKINYDDPFRSQTINDFYYKTAGASVSQLLFDFGKRYASIKATRFLRDAARSQRDSLAVQIAAEVKQAYYDLLQAKRARDLRAEMVEQYKQHLSVAKTRFDAGVRPKYYVTKAETDLSNAELDALRADRDLQVAQAVLATAMNFANAPVFDIVDNLDFEKYETNLDAILARSFSDRQDLKALSAQVESARKSLSAARGDLFPDFYASAGYQFAGSRSPITHGWNAGVNLTADLFTGFRKVGKVSEAKGLLRQTETQVESLKLQIGLDARKAFLSLQEAEKAIATATMGVEDAKENRDIAELNYSSGSGTPVEVTDAAVLYSNARLSLISALHDYKVARANIEKTMGMR
- a CDS encoding PDC sensor domain-containing protein, with product MNRTSLLLAALIPLLPCPGGAASAPPASPQRAAKELQAVLSRLDRDLAAAARSLAKEGLTGAGARKVLTGLCLANPEVVDCAAVDPAGRMVTVAPAQYASYEGADISKQEQVARLHATRKPVLSQIFRSVEGYDALDLERPVLGRDGRLLGSASMLIKPEVLLGGLLGPLSASGELAVKVLQDDGRVLYASSKPIGKEARKAAVGLHGTRWRLVVGPPSP